Proteins encoded by one window of Calidithermus timidus DSM 17022:
- a CDS encoding phosphoenolpyruvate carboxylase, which produces MIQPVVDPLYDQLKREVDLLGRALGKAIVDLSGQQLFALEEDVRALSKHLRQQPGDVEARQKVRDLVARLDLGNLEGLVRAFSTYFHLVNLAEERHRVRVNRSREQASTPERPRSESFRALVKQLKAQGLSFEQVSDLLRRLRLHLTFTAHPTETRRRTVRHHLAEAERLLEALERGEAAEEDIQARAALLWGTLELRRSRPTVQDEVKGGLYYLPATLWQVLPRLVEGLEAAVEAEYGQRPELSVPIVFRSWIGGDRDGNPNVTPDTTAWAQSYARELLLGRYVEAVDALIRDLSLSDERLPVPREVREEAEVAVRQLGLPDRFAGESYRRYLMSLRYKLRAMLGEQPGEGYRLPGEWLLDLRRVEQGLKQVGLGSAARRVVRPLRLRAEALGLELVALDLREESRQHSEAVAELLRIAGVEENYAALEPPARAALLTRELATPRPLAPVGYKPQGRALQVALGALAVWKARGAYVVSMTHHPSDLLEVFTLAREVGLYRVGKALPFDVVPLFETLSDLQAAPQVVDELLQNPVFKAHAQGRGVFEIMIGYSDSNKDAGFLAANWALYRAQEAITEVAARHGVRVSFFHGRGTSTARGGGSAGRALASLPPGTVGTRMRLTEQGEALADRYSHPDLAYRNLEQLLYHLGLAAARDTYGQEAPMKPLWREALEHAAEVSTRAYRELLARPGFFEFYEHLTPIREIAALNIASRPVYRSGRVREIKDLRAIPWVMSWTQVRLLLPGWYGLQAGLRAIEPELRREMYRDWPFFKSTLEAAAQAMSVADLGIAQEYLRLVPPQLAQSFFPDIAAAFEETRGLLEETFEGPLLHNRPILARQTELRNPYVDPISYVQVELLARYRQTPPEAPERTGLERALLFSLLGIAAGLRNAG; this is translated from the coding sequence ATGATTCAACCCGTCGTTGATCCGCTCTACGATCAGCTCAAGCGCGAGGTGGACTTGCTGGGCCGGGCGCTGGGCAAGGCCATCGTGGACCTCTCGGGCCAGCAACTGTTTGCCCTCGAGGAAGACGTTCGCGCCCTCAGCAAGCACCTGCGCCAGCAGCCTGGAGACGTCGAGGCCCGGCAGAAGGTGCGCGACCTCGTCGCCCGGCTCGACCTCGGCAACCTCGAGGGCCTGGTGCGGGCCTTCTCGACCTACTTCCACCTGGTCAACCTGGCCGAGGAGCGGCACCGCGTGCGGGTCAACCGCTCGAGGGAGCAGGCTTCCACGCCGGAGAGGCCCCGCTCGGAGTCCTTCCGGGCGCTGGTGAAGCAACTCAAGGCGCAGGGCTTGAGCTTCGAGCAGGTCAGCGACCTGTTGCGGCGGCTGCGCTTGCACCTGACCTTCACCGCCCACCCCACCGAGACCCGCCGCCGCACCGTGCGCCATCACCTGGCCGAAGCCGAGCGGCTTCTGGAGGCTCTGGAGCGGGGCGAGGCCGCCGAGGAGGACATCCAGGCCCGCGCCGCGCTGCTGTGGGGCACCCTCGAGCTGCGCCGCAGCCGCCCTACCGTGCAGGACGAGGTCAAGGGGGGGCTCTACTACCTGCCCGCCACCCTCTGGCAGGTGCTGCCCCGGTTGGTGGAGGGGCTCGAGGCCGCCGTCGAGGCCGAATATGGCCAGCGCCCTGAACTCAGCGTGCCCATCGTGTTCCGCAGTTGGATCGGCGGCGACCGCGACGGCAACCCCAACGTCACCCCCGACACCACGGCCTGGGCGCAGAGCTACGCCCGTGAACTGCTGTTGGGTCGCTACGTGGAGGCGGTGGACGCCCTCATCCGCGACCTCTCGCTCTCCGACGAGCGCCTGCCTGTACCCCGCGAGGTGCGCGAGGAGGCCGAGGTGGCTGTGCGGCAGCTGGGCCTGCCCGACCGCTTTGCCGGAGAAAGCTACCGCCGCTACTTAATGAGCCTGCGCTACAAGCTGCGGGCCATGCTGGGGGAGCAGCCTGGGGAGGGCTACAGGCTACCCGGCGAGTGGCTGTTGGATTTGCGCCGGGTCGAGCAGGGCTTGAAGCAGGTAGGCCTGGGGAGCGCTGCCCGCCGGGTCGTTCGCCCACTGCGCCTGCGGGCCGAGGCGCTGGGGCTCGAGCTGGTGGCCTTGGATTTGCGCGAGGAGTCGCGTCAGCACAGCGAAGCCGTAGCCGAGCTGCTGCGCATCGCCGGGGTAGAGGAGAACTACGCCGCCCTCGAGCCCCCCGCCCGCGCCGCGCTGCTCACCCGCGAGCTGGCCACCCCCCGCCCGCTGGCCCCGGTGGGCTACAAACCCCAAGGCCGGGCGTTGCAGGTGGCGCTGGGCGCGCTAGCGGTGTGGAAGGCGCGAGGGGCCTACGTCGTCAGCATGACCCACCATCCCAGCGATCTTCTGGAGGTCTTCACCCTGGCCCGCGAGGTCGGGCTCTACCGGGTGGGCAAGGCCCTGCCCTTTGACGTGGTGCCCCTGTTCGAGACCCTCTCCGACCTCCAGGCTGCGCCACAGGTGGTGGACGAACTGCTTCAGAACCCTGTATTCAAGGCCCATGCCCAGGGGCGGGGGGTATTCGAGATCATGATCGGTTACTCCGACTCCAACAAGGACGCGGGCTTCTTGGCCGCCAACTGGGCGCTTTACCGGGCGCAGGAGGCCATTACCGAGGTGGCGGCACGCCACGGGGTGCGGGTGAGTTTCTTCCACGGGCGCGGCACCAGCACCGCGCGGGGCGGGGGCAGCGCGGGCCGGGCGCTGGCCAGCCTGCCGCCGGGCACGGTGGGCACCCGCATGCGCCTGACCGAGCAGGGCGAGGCCCTGGCCGACCGCTACAGCCACCCCGACCTGGCCTACCGCAACCTCGAGCAGCTGCTCTACCACCTGGGCCTGGCCGCCGCCCGTGACACCTATGGCCAGGAAGCGCCGATGAAGCCCCTCTGGCGCGAGGCGCTCGAGCACGCCGCCGAGGTCTCCACCCGGGCCTACCGCGAGCTGTTGGCCCGCCCCGGCTTCTTCGAGTTCTACGAGCACCTCACGCCCATCCGCGAGATCGCCGCGCTCAACATCGCCAGCCGCCCGGTCTACCGCTCGGGCCGGGTGCGTGAGATCAAGGACCTGCGGGCCATCCCCTGGGTGATGTCCTGGACGCAGGTGCGCTTGCTGCTGCCCGGTTGGTACGGCCTACAGGCGGGTCTGCGGGCCATCGAGCCCGAGCTGCGCCGCGAGATGTACCGCGATTGGCCCTTCTTCAAGAGCACCCTCGAGGCCGCCGCCCAGGCCATGTCGGTAGCCGACCTCGGCATCGCCCAGGAATACCTGCGCCTGGTGCCCCCACAACTTGCCCAAAGCTTCTTCCCCGACATCGCCGCCGCCTTCGAGGAGACGCGGGGGCTGCTGGAGGAGACCTTCGAGGGTCCCTTGCTGCACAACCGCCCCATTTTGGCCCGCCAGACCGAGCTGAGAAACCCCTACGTCGACCCCATCAGCTACGTGCAGGTCGAGCTGCTGGCCCGCTACCGCCAGACCCCGCCCGAGGCCCCAGAGCGCACGGGGCTCG
- a CDS encoding amidohydrolase, whose translation MLLIGDVWTMTEVGRAEAVHLEGDRITDVGLEHDLSARYPRAKKFRFERITPGLHDAHTHPLGWGEQLEWLDLSGVHDPREAARRVAERAKGLPPGTWIRGAGYLFDHYPHRSLLDELVPEHPVFLRSRDLHSGWANTRALELAGVSRDSADPEGGAIVRDGMGEPTGYLLETAQGYVQRILPPGSVADLERGLRDLARRGYTATHHMGWCPLEYPEELARSGRLPLRLWWAMDKDNWRGVEPGWRGDSLEVAAVKFFADGALGSRTAWMIEPYSDGTHGIVLDPLEYIREQGEAALRAGFGVVTHAIGTQAVRGLLEVYAQLAPLASASRPLRMEHAQHVRDEELPRFEGLPLALSMQPIHALEDADLVRHHLPGKEHEAFRLRDLWNTGLPMAFGSDAPVAPPDVLAGIQASLHNPLNPAQSLTEEETLWAFTRGAALAAGWPHHGLIRPDAPADLTLWEGGKPVGRVFRGEVELG comes from the coding sequence ATGTTACTCATAGGCGACGTCTGGACCATGACCGAGGTGGGTCGGGCGGAGGCGGTGCACCTCGAGGGCGACCGCATCACCGACGTAGGGCTCGAGCACGACCTCTCAGCCCGTTACCCCAGGGCCAAGAAATTCCGCTTTGAGCGCATTACGCCGGGCTTGCACGATGCGCATACGCACCCGCTGGGTTGGGGGGAGCAGCTGGAGTGGCTCGACCTCTCGGGCGTTCACGACCCCCGCGAGGCGGCGCGCCGGGTGGCGGAACGAGCTAAGGGCCTACCGCCGGGGACCTGGATTCGTGGGGCGGGCTACCTCTTCGACCACTACCCGCACCGGTCGCTCCTGGACGAGCTGGTTCCCGAGCACCCGGTCTTCCTGCGCAGCCGCGACCTGCACTCGGGTTGGGCCAACACCCGCGCCCTCGAGCTGGCCGGGGTCAGCCGGGATAGCGCCGACCCTGAGGGGGGAGCCATCGTGCGCGACGGGATGGGGGAGCCCACGGGCTACCTGCTCGAGACCGCCCAGGGTTACGTCCAGCGCATCCTACCGCCGGGGAGCGTGGCCGACCTCGAGCGCGGCCTGCGCGACCTGGCCCGCCGCGGCTACACCGCCACCCACCACATGGGCTGGTGCCCGCTGGAGTACCCCGAGGAGCTGGCCCGCTCGGGGCGGCTGCCGCTGCGGCTGTGGTGGGCCATGGACAAGGACAACTGGCGGGGGGTAGAGCCCGGCTGGCGGGGGGATTCGCTCGAGGTGGCCGCGGTCAAGTTCTTCGCCGACGGGGCGCTGGGCAGCCGCACCGCCTGGATGATCGAGCCCTACTCCGATGGCACCCATGGCATCGTCCTGGACCCGCTGGAGTACATCCGCGAGCAGGGTGAGGCCGCGCTCAGGGCGGGTTTCGGCGTGGTGACCCACGCCATCGGGACGCAGGCGGTACGGGGGCTGCTGGAGGTCTACGCCCAGCTCGCCCCCCTGGCCTCTGCTTCCCGCCCGCTTCGCATGGAACACGCTCAGCACGTGCGCGACGAGGAGCTTCCCCGCTTTGAGGGCCTGCCCCTGGCCCTCTCCATGCAGCCCATCCACGCCCTCGAGGACGCCGACCTGGTGCGCCACCACCTCCCCGGCAAGGAGCACGAGGCCTTCCGCCTACGCGACCTGTGGAACACCGGCCTCCCCATGGCCTTCGGCTCCGACGCCCCGGTGGCCCCGCCCGACGTGCTGGCTGGAATCCAGGCTTCCCTGCACAATCCGCTCAACCCCGCCCAGTCCCTCACCGAGGAAGAAACCCTCTGGGCCTTCACCCGCGGCGCCGCCCTGGCCGCCGGCTGGCCCCATCACGGCCTGATCCGCCCCGACGCCCCCGCCGACCTGACGCTCTGGGAGGGCGGGAAGCCGGTGGGGCGGGTGTTCCGGGGGGAGGTAGAGTTGGGGTAG
- a CDS encoding NUDIX domain-containing protein, translating to MPHRRYLYQGRILNLAIEDEKFEIVEHKHAVCIVAEQEGKILFVRQYRPAIGSDTLEIPAGLIEEGEEALEAARREFAEEAQLTGDFEYLSSFYVSPGFCDEKLHVFRARNLRPASGTPDDDEDIVVEWHDPHEVLKAARENRVQISASAMAGILFHLSDYAADQ from the coding sequence ATGCCCCACAGGCGCTACCTCTACCAAGGACGCATCCTCAACCTGGCCATCGAGGACGAGAAATTCGAGATCGTCGAACACAAACATGCCGTGTGCATCGTGGCCGAGCAGGAGGGAAAAATCCTCTTCGTTCGGCAGTACCGGCCCGCCATCGGCAGCGACACCCTCGAGATCCCCGCCGGCCTGATCGAAGAAGGCGAGGAAGCCCTCGAGGCCGCCCGGCGCGAGTTCGCCGAGGAGGCTCAGCTCACGGGGGATTTCGAGTACCTGAGCAGCTTCTACGTCAGCCCCGGCTTCTGCGATGAGAAGCTCCACGTCTTCAGGGCCCGCAACCTGCGCCCTGCCTCTGGCACCCCCGACGACGACGAAGATATCGTAGTGGAGTGGCACGATCCCCACGAGGTGCTCAAGGCTGCGCGGGAGAATCGGGTGCAGATCTCGGCTTCGGCCATGGCCGGAATTTTGTTCCACCTCAGCGACTATGCTGCTGATCAATGA
- the ribF gene encoding riboflavin biosynthesis protein RibF, which translates to MLLINDPQDAPPGPKVVAVGSFDGLHLGHQHLLRQALQDAHAHHMPLLVYTFDPPSKVFMKGEGFLTDLSEKTELLRGLGVEIALIVPFNEAFARRDKGEFLGDLRGLEARLIYVGEDFRFGRGRSGGLEDLATVAPIRVLPLLELPQGLAPRPDLANGPVKSSRIRELLKAGDVEGARVLLGRPYSARGIVVEGDHLGSTLGFPTANLQVSAMKVLPLGVYAVWVQTHQGEYGAVANVGYRPTLGGRVLRFEVHLFDFEGDLYGQELTVKFGLKIRDEMKFSSLEELKAQIARDAQAARAALGLA; encoded by the coding sequence ATGCTGCTGATCAATGACCCCCAAGATGCCCCTCCCGGCCCTAAGGTGGTGGCCGTGGGCAGCTTCGATGGCCTGCACCTGGGCCATCAGCACCTGCTGCGGCAGGCCCTTCAGGACGCCCACGCCCACCACATGCCGCTGCTGGTGTATACCTTTGACCCCCCCAGCAAGGTCTTCATGAAGGGCGAGGGCTTCCTCACCGACCTCTCCGAGAAAACCGAGCTGCTGCGCGGCCTCGGGGTCGAAATCGCCCTGATCGTGCCTTTCAACGAAGCGTTCGCCCGCCGCGACAAGGGCGAGTTCCTGGGCGACCTGCGCGGCCTCGAGGCCCGCCTGATCTACGTGGGCGAGGACTTCCGCTTTGGCAGAGGCCGGTCCGGTGGCCTCGAAGACCTGGCAACCGTAGCTCCCATCCGCGTCCTGCCGCTGCTCGAGCTGCCTCAAGGCCTCGCCCCGCGGCCCGACCTGGCCAACGGCCCAGTCAAGTCCAGTCGGATACGCGAGCTGCTCAAAGCAGGCGACGTCGAAGGAGCCCGCGTGCTCCTGGGGCGGCCTTACTCAGCCAGGGGCATCGTGGTCGAGGGCGACCATCTGGGGAGCACCCTGGGCTTCCCCACCGCCAACTTGCAGGTCTCGGCCATGAAGGTTCTGCCGCTGGGGGTGTACGCGGTGTGGGTACAAACCCACCAAGGGGAATACGGGGCTGTCGCCAACGTGGGTTATCGCCCCACGCTCGGAGGCCGGGTTCTGCGCTTCGAGGTGCACCTGTTCGACTTCGAGGGCGACCTGTACGGCCAGGAGCTCACCGTGAAGTTCGGGCTCAAGATCCGCGACGAGATGAAATTTAGCTCGCTCGAGGAGCTCAAGGCCCAGATCGCCCGCGACGCCCAGGCCGCTCGAGCCGCCCTGGGCCTGGCTTGA
- a CDS encoding TAXI family TRAP transporter solute-binding subunit produces MRKPAVLGIIGAAVLSASALAADFITFGSGSTTGVYFPVATGISKLINDANINIRSNARSTGGSVFNINAIASGELQMALVQNDIAFYAYNGSTIPAFEGKPVKSIRSVAILYPEVIHVVTRRDSKIASISDLKGKRVIVGDVGSGTEQNTRHVLEAYGLSFSDLGQAIRASASAGITQLQEGKADAMFYTVGLGASAIQNLAMTTQVNLVPIDPDKIKAMQRKYPFYDQVVVPGNTYKGESVSTITAAVKSMWIAADSLSADAVYNILKVTLGNEKAFKEIHPNLARYFSLKGAVKGLPVPLHPGAERFYKEVGVLK; encoded by the coding sequence ATGCGCAAACCTGCTGTATTGGGCATAATCGGTGCGGCTGTTTTGAGCGCGTCCGCCCTGGCCGCCGATTTCATCACCTTCGGCTCGGGCTCCACCACCGGGGTGTACTTCCCCGTAGCCACCGGCATCTCCAAGCTCATCAACGATGCCAACATCAACATCCGGTCCAACGCCCGCTCCACCGGCGGCAGCGTGTTCAACATCAACGCCATCGCCTCGGGCGAACTCCAGATGGCGCTGGTGCAAAACGACATCGCCTTCTACGCCTACAACGGCAGCACCATCCCGGCCTTCGAGGGCAAGCCGGTGAAATCCATCCGCAGCGTGGCGATCCTCTACCCCGAAGTCATCCACGTGGTGACCCGCCGCGACTCCAAGATCGCCTCCATCAGCGACCTCAAAGGTAAGCGGGTGATCGTGGGCGACGTGGGCTCGGGCACCGAGCAGAACACCCGCCACGTGCTCGAGGCCTATGGCCTGAGCTTCTCGGATCTGGGCCAGGCCATCCGCGCCAGCGCCTCAGCCGGCATCACCCAGCTCCAGGAGGGCAAGGCCGACGCGATGTTCTACACCGTGGGCTTGGGGGCCTCCGCTATCCAGAACCTGGCCATGACCACCCAGGTCAACCTGGTGCCCATCGATCCTGACAAGATCAAAGCCATGCAGCGGAAGTACCCCTTCTACGACCAGGTGGTCGTCCCCGGCAACACCTACAAAGGCGAGTCGGTGAGCACCATTACCGCTGCGGTGAAGTCGATGTGGATCGCTGCCGATTCCCTCAGCGCCGACGCGGTGTACAACATCCTCAAGGTCACTCTCGGCAACGAGAAGGCTTTCAAGGAAATCCACCCCAACCTGGCCCGCTACTTCAGCCTCAAGGGGGCGGTAAAGGGCCTGCCGGTGCCGCTGCACCCCGGAGCCGAGCGTTTCTACAAGGAAGTTGGCGTGCTGAAATAA